The Aulosira sp. FACHB-615 genome contains the following window.
GTTTAATAAAATCATGAATCTCTTCCGCTACAATGCCGGCACACTCTTCTGGTAAATCATTGCCAGCATGAGCCACTAATTTAAAATCAACTTGGGAAATTAATTGTTTATAAGTTTGGCTTTGAAATACAGCATCAGAAGTATCTTGTCCGCCTTGTAAAATTAACACAGGAACTTCAATTAAATGCAATTTATCTTGCAGTAACTCTGCTTTAATTTCTGCTGTCTGCCTTTGAAATAATAACTGACAAGCGGCGGGATATTTTAGTAAATGTTGACGTTGCTTTAGGTCTTGCTCGATTTTTTCGTGCCAACCGAATATTTTAGTGATTGGTCTGATAAATTTGAAAAATTTCACTAATAACGGAGAAAATTCTAATAATTTACGCCGTTGTTGCCAACGTTTTTCTTGTTTCTCAACTTCTACACCTTCTGGTGCTAACAGCACTAAACCTTCTACCTGTTCTGGATATTTCAAAGCATAACTCGCTGCAATCCAACCTCCCAGAGAATGACCTACTAAGTATACTCTTTCCAGTCTTAAGGCTTGCAGTAGTTCCGCGATCGACTCTACTTGTAAATCTATTGAGTGATGAATATTTGGCTTATCAGACTCCCCAAAGCCTATCAAGTCTGGTGCAAAGCAATGGAAATTCTTCGCCAGTTTTTCCATTACAGATGACCACTGACTACTATCGTTCCAAGCACCATGTAACAAAACCACCGGAATACCTTGACCAGCCTCGCTCCAAAATAACAATCCTTGAGAGAGCTTTCTGCGGGAGTTACGTAATAGTGTATCCATCTTATATATAAAAATTACATCATAGTAGATTGTAGTTTTTATATTGGATTTTGTAATTAAAACTCCCAGAGAAAATCTAAAGTATTGTTACGCCAGCGTTGTCAAGCCGTTTAAGTAGTCCTGTAGCTGTCGAGAATGGTCATGAGACATTGGGCCTTTAGGTAAAGCACTCGGAAAAAAAGCTTGGATTTCCATAACTTCTAAAGTATCTTGAATTTCCATTTTTCCTTTAACTTCGGCTTCCACCACAACGCAAATCGAATGAATGCGAGGATCTCTATCTGGTGCAGAATAAACACCTACTAAACGTTTAATTTCTACTAATTCCAGTCCTGTTTCCTCTATTAATTCTCGGCGGACTGTATTCGGGATATCTTCTCCCCAGTCCACCATTCCCCCTGGTAATGACCAAAGACCATTATCTCGCCGTCGAATTAAGACAATTCGACCGTCAGGTAATATCGGAATAATACTTGTACCAGTAATAGGATGACGGAAAATAATACCTAATACTGTTTGTCCATAGCGCCATAAACCGCGTGTAGATTGGACAAATGCTGCAAAAAAAGCCAGAACGTTCAAGCTAAAAATTGTGGTGTTATGTTTTTTGATTTCTTGCACTCGCATTTACTCAAATAGCTAATTATTGAGATTTATTTCACACAAAGATGCTTGTGCTTTGAGAGTTGCTTCTTAGAGGTTATTTGAAAAGTATTAGCGAATTTACTTAGTAATTTAATATACGCCTATATCTAGACTACTTGTTGGCAATTGATTGAGAATTTACTTTCATCGATAATTCTTCAGTTAAGTCTTTCCCCAAAAAATTGCTACAAAGCCTGGCTAACTGATAACTATTGACATAGACTAGTCCTATTTGATTGACAAACTAATTCACAAAGACAGGTAACTGGAAACAGGGAACACGAAATAGATTTGTTTGAGTCTCATTTAGGATACTTATACTAAGAAAATCAAGCAAAATACTTGATGGTTTTCAAATATCATCTAATAGTTTTTGTATGATATATCAATTTTAGCACTGAATTAAATAATTTCTTTTGTAGTTCTATATACATTATTTATTTAAGTAGCTGAAGAAATTGGAATATATTAAGATTGTCCTGACGAGATATTTAATTCATAGAACATAGTTAATTTATCTGTTGAAAAACATGGCCAGATTATCTAGCGTTTTCTAGTCTACTAAGATACAAATTTATCTATTGCTATCTGCGTGTATCTGCGTTTATCTGTGGTTAATAATTCTTGGCCGTATTTCATTTAGGATGAAAAATACTATGTACCTAAAGTTACTGTGTAAAGCTGCCCTGCTACTCTAAATCTCAATCTACCATTGGTTGACTCTACTGTGATGCTTCCTTTATAAGATTTTCCAGTAGGGGTTGTAGTTGCGATACTTTTCTTGTTATACTTATACAAGTTCATTAATAAACACAGGTAAAACAAAGCCTAAATAAGCAGTACTTGTGTATTATTTGTATACGAACTGTGTTTATATTGAATAGAAGCCTCTGTTTGCGGGCGTAGTTTAGTGGTAAAACTATAGCCTTCCAAGCTATTAATGCGGGTTCGATTCCCGCCGCCCGCTTAAAAAGCGAAACCCTTGTGAGCTAAGACTTACGAGGGTTTTCTTTATTTATAAGACAGTTCTTTTCGCAGTATTTTTGTACTAAAAATATACAATAGTGACGCACCACAATTGTCTGTGGGGATTGGGTGTGGGGGTGAAAGGGTATGGGGTATAAGGGTTCTGAATACTTACATCCTTATACCCATATAACCATATCTGAAAAATGACAGTTGTGTTTTTATTTAGAACGCGATCGCTAATAAAGTTCTAGAGCAAGCACAAACAGCAAGGATGAAGGCTTTAGCAATGCGGGAAAAGTCTTTAAATTTCCCGATGAGCTGCAATCACTTATTGATTCAGGAAATGACAGAGGTGGAAGTGCAGAACTAAAAAGTTTGCAGGCACAAATCAGGCAGGAACACCAAAAATCATTAGCTTTGCCTTCAGATACAGATAAATTAGCTCGATATGAGCGACACATTTTAAGAGGGCTAAATCAAGCATTA
Protein-coding sequences here:
- a CDS encoding alpha/beta fold hydrolase; the protein is MDTLLRNSRRKLSQGLLFWSEAGQGIPVVLLHGAWNDSSQWSSVMEKLAKNFHCFAPDLIGFGESDKPNIHHSIDLQVESIAELLQALRLERVYLVGHSLGGWIAASYALKYPEQVEGLVLLAPEGVEVEKQEKRWQQRRKLLEFSPLLVKFFKFIRPITKIFGWHEKIEQDLKQRQHLLKYPAACQLLFQRQTAEIKAELLQDKLHLIEVPVLILQGGQDTSDAVFQSQTYKQLISQVDFKLVAHAGNDLPEECAGIVAEEIHDFIKHI
- a CDS encoding NUDIX hydrolase, producing the protein MNVLAFFAAFVQSTRGLWRYGQTVLGIIFRHPITGTSIIPILPDGRIVLIRRRDNGLWSLPGGMVDWGEDIPNTVRRELIEETGLELVEIKRLVGVYSAPDRDPRIHSICVVVEAEVKGKMEIQDTLEVMEIQAFFPSALPKGPMSHDHSRQLQDYLNGLTTLA